One Ahaetulla prasina isolate Xishuangbanna chromosome 1, ASM2864084v1, whole genome shotgun sequence DNA window includes the following coding sequences:
- the LOC131197087 gene encoding uncharacterized protein K02A2.6-like: protein MLDGTLPSLLGLDWFRALGMGVTGVFRNEVDLKQELMKEFEDVFKDCLGKYEGTPISFNLDPQVAPIRLKARRVPFALKPKIDRELDKLVSQGILVPIDHAKWETPIVTPVKPDGSVRICADYKATLNKALQKSAYPVPVVQHLLHSLGQGQVFAKLDLAQAYQQLPVDSSTAEAQTIVTHRGAFKCTRLQFGISVAPGLFQNLMERLLQGLPGVVPYFDDVLVSADNLEELGVRLRKVLGIFRSAGLKVKLNKCQIGVGSVEFLGYRIDREGIHPTESKVRAIRKAPAPQNKAELQAFLGLVNFYAFEGVKNLLSSDSLLIQYNGTLPLVLVCDASPYGVGVVLSHRLPNGTEAPIAYYSRTMSSAERNYSQLDREALAIVSGVKKFHEYVFGRDFEIVTDHRPLLGLLAGDRPTPVALSPRLTRWTIFLEAYSYKLLHRPGKELGHADALSRCPLPETIEDPTPGAPILLIDSLDSGPVTSKEVARASYKDITIRTVIGWVQKGWPAAPGERFKEFVKKREELSAQGGCLLWGDRVVIPEKLRKKVLELLHEGHPGIVRMKGLARSYVWWPLMDKEISESVWAHNYSEGPTWLKGTILEITGPKSYLIDMEDGRVWKCHIDQIRKRIVLLLG, encoded by the exons atgc TTGACGGAACCTTACCAAGCTtgttaggactggactggttccgagctttgggcatgggagtgaccggggtcttcaggaacgaagtcgacctcaaacaaGAActtatgaaggagttcgaggacgtcttcaaggactgcctgggcaagtacgagggaacccctatttcttttaacctagacccacaagttgcccctatccggttgaaagctaggagggttccctttgcccttaagcccaagatcgaCCGGgagttggacaagctagtaagccaggggatactagtgcccattgatcacgcaaaatgggagacacccatagtcaccccagtcaaaccggacggatcggtccggatttgcgctgactataaggcaacgcttaacaaagcattgcagaagagtgcataccccgttccagtggtgcaacacttgctgcactcgttgggtcaagggcaggttttcgccaagctggatttggcccaagcctatcaacagttacccgtagatagcagcacagctgaagcgcaaacaatcgtcacgcaccggggtgcttttaaatgcacccggctgCAGTTTGGGATTagcgtggctccagggttattccagaacctaatggagcggctattgcagggactccccggggtggtgccctacttcgacgatgtcttggTATCTGCTGACAATTTAGAGGAATTAGgagtacggctgagaaaagttttgggcattttccggtctgccggactTAAGGtaaagctgaacaaatgccagatcggggtagggtcagttgaattcctgggctaccggatagacagggaagggatccaccccactgagagcaaagtacgggccatcaggaaggcccccgcTCCCCAAAACAAAGCGGAATTACAGGCATTTTTGGGCCTGGTAAATTTCTAC GCATTCGAAGGAGTTAAAAACCTCCtatccagtgatagcctcctcattcaataCAACGGCACGCTACCcctagtgctagtttgtgatgcatccccctacggggtgggggttgtgctcagccacagattgccaaatgggacagaagcccctatagcgtattactcccgaacaatgtcttcggccgagaggaactatagtcagctagatagagaagcattggctatagtctccggggtaaagaagtttcatgaatatgtattcggtcgtgacttcgagatagtcacagaccatagacccctactaggcctattggcaggcgaccgcccaacgcccgtggctctctcacccagactgacccgatggactatattcctggaggcctactcttacaaattgcttcaccggccaggaaaggagttagggcatgcggacgccctgagcagatgcccgttaccggaaACCATTgaagaccctaccccgggggcacccatcctactgattgactctttggactcgggcccagtcacatccaaggaagtggccagggcttcttacaaggacattacaataagaactgtaattggttgggtacaaaagggatggcccgctgcgccgggtgagcgtttcaaggaatttgtaaagaaacgagaggagctatcggctcaaggggggtgtctgttatggggggatagggtggtgatcccggagaaattaaggaaaaaagtattagaacttctgcatgaaggccacccgggaattgtgagaatgaaggggttagcaaggagctatgtgtggtggccattaatggacaaggaaatta GCGagtcagtatgggcacacaattatagcgagggcccaacgtggttaaaggggacaatccttgaaataaccgggcccaaatcatatctgatagatatggaggatggccgggtttggaagtgccacatagaccaaataagaaaacgaata GTGCTCTTGCTGGGCTAA